The following are from one region of the Nicotiana tomentosiformis chromosome 7, ASM39032v3, whole genome shotgun sequence genome:
- the LOC104103209 gene encoding putative receptor protein kinase ZmPK1, whose protein sequence is MKSLKLCSLFPFLVLSFLIFSFPLTTSRILFRGNSFSVKDDLDFITSPQNTFTGGFFTIGNTNAYYFGIWFTNSRDKTVVWNAKQDRPVNRQGSKLTLRKNGALVLTDVDDTIVWQTNTTSFDIEKAELLETGNLVLKNPQGKILWQSFDLPTDTLLPHQFFTKNHRLVPPLRKGSLSPGYFSLYFDSDNVLRMIYDGPQVSSIYWPNPDRGVYWNGRTSQNSSRFAYFDQMGRFFSSDRLQFNVSDMGFGILRRMSIDIDGNLRIYSLDNSTGLWKISWQAIAQPCIVHGICGRYSICSYAPEPKCTCPPGYQMVNASDWSRGCRPRFSQRSLSREHVKFVEIPNVDYWGFDLNFTSSMSLESCRTLCLDDPRCRAFVYRRNGEGTCFTKGMLFNGYRSPGFPGTAFLKVPMNLSGSESGLLNLESTDAKCGSSPENVLFGFPSMYELDFKKVKWIYLYLFSFTLGGIEILFVVLGWWALFSKHGIPASIEEGYKMVSSTQFRRFTYTELKKATKNFKIELGRGGSGAVYKGVLADGRAVAVKRLANEFQEEFWAEMTTIGRINHMNLVRMWGFCSEGRHQLLVYEYVENSSLDRHLFKSDILGWKQRFAVALGTAKGLAYLHHECLEWVIHCDVKPENILLDGELEPKIADFGLAKLSQRGGPGSDFTKIRGTKGYMAPEWALNQPITAKVDVYAFGIVILEMVKGSRLSSWVVDDGECDHEHESQLRKFVRMVKRKIQSGEDSWVEKIVDPRLEGNFSKNQAVTLIEIGLSCVEQDRNKRPKMASVVQTLLECEDETTILT, encoded by the coding sequence atgaaaagtttgaaactttgcTCCCTTTTTCCTTTTTTAGTTCTCTCATTTCTTATATTCTCCTTCCCTTTGACAACATCAAGAATTCTGTTTAGAGGAAATTCTTTTTCAGTTAAAGATGATTTAGATTTCATTACTTCCCCACAAAACACATTCACTGGTGGATTTTTTACCATTGGCAATACCAATGCTTATTACTTTGGCATTTGGTTCACAAATTCAAGGGACAAAACTGTTGTCTGGAATGCCAAACAAGACAGGCCTGTAAATAGACAAGGCTCAAAGTTAACACTAAGAAAAAATGGAGCTTTAGTGTTAACAGATGTTGATGACACAATTGTTTGGCAAACAAACACAACATCATTTGATATTGAAAAAGCAGAACTTCTTGAAACAGGTAACTTAGTCTTGAAAAATCCACAAGGTAAAATTCTGTGGCAAAGCTTTGATTTACCTACTGATACTTTATTACCTCACCAATTTTTTACCAAGAATCATAGGTTAGTACCTCCTTTAAGGAAAGGTAGTTTGTCACCTGGCTATTTTAGTTTGTATTTTGATAGTGATAATGTTTTGAGAATGATATATGATGGCCCTCAAGTTTCAAGCATATATTGGCCTAATCCTGATAGGGGTGTGTATTGGAATGGTAGAACTAGTCAAAATAGTAGTAGATTTGCCTATTTTGATCAAATGGGTAGATTTTTCTCAAGTGATAGGCTACAATTTAATGTTTCTGATATGGGGTTTGGGATATTAAGAAGGATGAGTATAGATATTGATGGGAATTTGAGAATCTATAGCTTGGATAACTCGACGGGATTATGGAAGATTTCTTGGCAAGCTATTGCACAGCCTTGTATTGTACATGGAATATGTGGGAGATATTCAATTTGTAGTTATGCACCAGAACCTAAATGTACATGTCCTCCTGGATATCAGATGGTTAATGCAAGTGATTGGAGTAGAGGTTGCAGACCAAGATTCAGTCAAAGAAGTTTGAGTCGCGAACATGTGAAGTTTGTGGAGATTCCTAATGTTGATTACTGGGGTTTTGATCTTAACTTCACTAGTTCTATGTCACTGGAATCTTGTAGGACATTGTGCTTGGATGATCCACGTTGCCGGGCATTTGTCTACAGGCGAAATGGTGAGGGAACATGCTTCACTAAAGGCATGCTTTTCAATGGCTATAGGTCTCCTGGTTTTCCTGGTACTGCATTCCTTAAAGTACCTATGAATTTAAGTGGATCGGAATCAGGTCTTTTGAATCTTGAAAGTACTGATGCAAAATGTGGATCAAGTCCAGAAAATGTTCTTTTTGGTTTTCCTTCTATGTATGAATTGGATTTTAAGAAGGTGAAGTGGATTTATCTTTACTTGTTCTCTTTCACCCTTGGAGGAATAGAGATTCTATTCGTCGTGTTAGGCTGGTGGGCGTTGTTTAGCAAACACGGGATTCCTGCTTCCATTGAGGAAGGATATAAAATGGTGTCATCAACTCAGTTTAGGAGGTTCACTTATACTGAACTTAAGAAAGCGACAAAAAACTTCAAAATTGAGCTAGGAAGAGGAGGTTCAGGGGCTGTTTACAAAGGAGTTTTAGCAGATGGAAGAGCGGTAGCAGTCAAGAGACTTGCAAATGAGTTTCAAGAAGAATTTTGGGCGGAGATGACAACCATAGGAAGAATCAACCACATGAATTTGGTCAGGATGTGGGGATTTTGTTCTGAAGGGAGACATCAGCTTTTGGTCTATGAATACGTCGAGAACTCATCACTCGACAGGCATCTTTTCAAGTCGGATATTCTTGGGTGGAAACAAAGGTTTGCAGTGGCATTAGGGACAGCGAAAGGTCTTGCATACCTTCATCATGAATGCCTTGAATGGGTGATTCATTGTGATGTGAAGCCTGAAAATATACTTCTCGATGGTGAACTCGAGCCCAAGATTGCTGATTTTGGATTGGCAAAGCTCTCCCAAAGAGGCGGCCCTGGTTCAGACTTCACAAAAATTCGCGGAACTAAAGGCTACATGGCTCCAGAATGGGCTTTGAACCAACCTATCACAGCAAAAGTTGACGTTTACGCCTTTGggattgtaatacttgagatGGTTAAGGGAAGTAGGCTGTCAAGTTGGGTGGTGGATGATGGTGAATGTGATCACGAGCACGAATCGCAGCTTAGAAAATTTGTGAGGATGGTGAAGAGGAAGATTCAAAGTGGAGAAGACTCTTGGGTGGAGAAAATAGTGGATCCAAGATTAGAGGGGAATTTTAGCAAGAACCAGGCTGTGACACTGATAGAAATAGGCCTTTCTTGTGTGGAGCAAGACAGAAATAAAAGGCCTAAAATGGCTTCAGTGGTCCAAACACTACTGGAATGTGAAGATGAAACAACAATTCTAACATAG